One part of the Rhodococcus oxybenzonivorans genome encodes these proteins:
- the lysS gene encoding lysine--tRNA ligase, which produces MSEAADQPVDDTPEQLRIRQEKRARILAEGREAYPVSVARTHTLSEIRAKYPELAPDTTTGDVVGVAGRVIFVRNTGKLCFATLQEGDGTQLQAMISLASVGEDALASWKADVDLGDFVFVHGEVISSRRGELSVMADSWQIAAKSLRPLPVAHKEMSEESRVRQRYADLIVRAEARENARKRVAVVRELRNGLERRGFLEVETPMLQTLHGGAAARPFVTHSNALDIDLYLRIAPELFLKRCVVGGIEKVFEINRNFRNEGVDSTHSPEFAMLETYEAYGTYDDSAVMIRELVQEVAEAAFGSTVVTLADGTEYDFGGEWKTLEMYPSLSQAIGVEVTPATTVDELLALAQKVGLEVPKDKGYGHGKLVEELWEHQCGDQLYEPTFVRNFPVETSPLTRDHRTEPGITEKWDLYVRGFELATGYSELVDPVIQRERFVDQARLASAGDDEAMVLDEEFLAAMEQGMPPTTGTGMGIDRLLMALTGLGIRETILFPIVRPSSR; this is translated from the coding sequence GTGAGTGAAGCAGCAGACCAGCCAGTCGACGACACCCCCGAGCAGCTCCGGATCCGTCAGGAGAAGCGTGCGCGGATCCTCGCGGAGGGGCGCGAGGCGTACCCGGTGTCGGTTGCGCGCACCCACACGCTGTCGGAGATCCGCGCGAAGTATCCGGAGCTGGCGCCCGACACCACGACAGGTGACGTGGTCGGTGTCGCGGGTCGTGTCATCTTCGTCCGCAACACGGGCAAGTTGTGCTTCGCGACGCTGCAGGAAGGCGACGGCACCCAGCTGCAGGCGATGATCAGCCTCGCCTCTGTCGGGGAGGACGCGCTCGCGTCCTGGAAGGCCGATGTCGATCTCGGTGATTTCGTGTTCGTCCACGGTGAGGTGATCAGCTCCCGTCGTGGCGAGTTGAGCGTGATGGCCGATTCGTGGCAGATCGCCGCGAAGTCGCTTCGTCCGTTGCCGGTAGCGCACAAGGAGATGAGCGAGGAATCGCGCGTCCGGCAGCGTTACGCCGACCTGATCGTGCGAGCGGAGGCGCGCGAGAATGCGCGCAAGCGGGTGGCCGTAGTACGAGAACTGCGCAATGGTCTCGAACGCCGCGGATTCCTCGAGGTCGAGACACCGATGTTGCAGACGCTCCACGGTGGCGCCGCGGCCCGGCCCTTCGTCACTCATTCCAATGCCCTCGACATCGACCTCTATCTGCGTATTGCGCCGGAACTGTTCCTGAAGAGGTGCGTCGTCGGCGGTATCGAGAAGGTTTTCGAAATCAATCGCAATTTCCGGAACGAGGGCGTCGATTCCACCCATTCGCCGGAATTCGCGATGCTCGAGACCTACGAGGCCTACGGCACGTACGACGATTCCGCCGTCATGATCCGTGAACTGGTTCAGGAAGTCGCCGAGGCGGCTTTCGGGTCGACCGTGGTGACACTTGCGGACGGCACCGAATACGACTTCGGTGGCGAATGGAAGACCCTCGAGATGTACCCGTCGCTGTCACAGGCGATCGGTGTCGAGGTGACCCCCGCGACCACCGTCGACGAATTGCTTGCGCTCGCTCAGAAGGTAGGCCTCGAGGTACCCAAGGACAAGGGGTACGGGCACGGAAAGCTAGTGGAAGAACTATGGGAGCACCAGTGCGGCGACCAGTTGTACGAGCCCACATTCGTTCGGAACTTCCCGGTCGAGACGTCTCCGCTCACACGGGACCACCGGACCGAACCGGGAATCACGGAGAAGTGGGACCTGTACGTGCGCGGCTTCGAGTTGGCCACCGGCTATTCGGAATTGGTCGATCCGGTGATTCAGCGTGAGCGTTTCGTCGATCAGGCCCGGCTGGCCTCGGCCGGTGACGACGAGGCGATGGTCCTCGACGAGGAGTTCCTCGCCGCGATGGAGCAGGGAATGCCTCCCACCACCGGTACCGGAATGGGAATCGATCGACTGCTCATGGCATTGACGGGATTGGGAATCCGGGAAACAATCCTCTTTCCCATTGTTCGCCCCTCGTCCCGCTGA
- a CDS encoding histone-like nucleoid-structuring protein Lsr2 — translation MAKKVTVTLIDDVDQEASADETVEFGLDGVQYEIDLSSENAAKLREQLDVWVSHARKVSSRKRGKTVAAAPAATKSRVSVDREQSAAIREWARKNNKKVSARGRISAEIIDAYNKAN, via the coding sequence ATGGCCAAGAAGGTTACCGTCACCCTGATCGACGATGTCGATCAAGAGGCATCTGCTGATGAGACCGTCGAGTTCGGACTCGACGGTGTCCAGTACGAGATCGACCTTTCCTCGGAGAATGCGGCTAAATTGCGCGAGCAGCTCGACGTGTGGGTTTCGCATGCCCGAAAGGTCAGTTCGCGCAAGCGTGGCAAGACCGTGGCGGCAGCCCCGGCCGCTACCAAGTCCCGCGTTTCTGTCGACCGGGAACAGAGCGCCGCCATCCGTGAATGGGCGCGCAAGAACAACAAAAAGGTTTCTGCACGCGGACGGATCTCCGCCGAAATTATCGACGCGTACAACAAAGCGAACTGA